A region of Paractinoplanes abujensis DNA encodes the following proteins:
- the hisC gene encoding histidinol-phosphate transaminase produces the protein MTRLTRADLDNLPAYVPGRSLADLTRELGIAEAIKLASNEVPYGPLPGVAEAVADAMLTSHRYPDMGAVALRDALATKLGVDSERIVTGCGSVALAEILVKATCLPGDEIVYSWRSFEAYPIIAAGASATSVRVPNTGDHEHDLQAMADAITDRTRLVIVCNPNNPTGTSVRKADLDRFVAAVPSDVLIVLDEAYRELVTDPDVPDGVATYGDRPNVLVLRTMSKAWGLAGLRMGYLVAQPEVATAIRKVLTPFSTSLVAQAAAIAALAQEAEVRRRCALVVAERDRVTEALRGLGVAVPGSQANFVWLPLGDGSAAFAQVCESRGVIVRPFQGDGVRVTIGTPDENDAFLAAAEVALKS, from the coding sequence ATGACCCGCCTGACCCGCGCCGACCTCGACAACCTGCCCGCGTACGTGCCCGGTCGCAGCCTGGCCGACCTGACGCGCGAGCTGGGCATCGCCGAGGCGATCAAACTGGCCAGCAACGAGGTCCCGTACGGGCCGCTGCCCGGGGTGGCCGAGGCCGTGGCCGACGCGATGCTCACCTCGCACCGCTACCCCGACATGGGCGCGGTGGCGCTGCGGGACGCGCTGGCCACCAAGCTCGGGGTGGACTCCGAGCGGATCGTCACCGGCTGCGGCTCCGTCGCACTGGCCGAGATCCTGGTCAAGGCGACCTGCCTGCCCGGCGACGAGATCGTCTACTCGTGGCGCTCGTTCGAGGCATACCCGATCATCGCGGCCGGGGCCTCCGCGACCAGCGTGCGCGTGCCCAACACCGGCGACCACGAGCACGACCTGCAGGCGATGGCCGACGCGATCACCGATCGGACCCGGCTCGTGATCGTCTGCAACCCGAACAACCCGACCGGCACCAGCGTGCGCAAGGCCGACCTCGACCGGTTCGTCGCCGCGGTCCCCTCCGACGTGCTGATCGTGCTCGACGAGGCGTACCGGGAACTGGTGACCGACCCCGACGTGCCGGACGGAGTGGCCACCTACGGCGACCGGCCCAACGTGCTCGTGCTGCGCACCATGAGCAAGGCGTGGGGCCTGGCCGGCCTGCGGATGGGCTACCTGGTGGCCCAGCCCGAGGTCGCGACGGCGATCCGCAAGGTGCTGACCCCGTTCTCGACCAGTCTCGTGGCCCAGGCCGCGGCGATCGCTGCGCTGGCCCAGGAGGCCGAGGTCCGCCGCCGGTGCGCGCTGGTGGTGGCCGAGCGCGACCGGGTCACCGAGGCGCTGCGCGGGCTCGGCGTCGCCGTGCCGGGCAGCCAGGCCAACTTCGTCTGGCTGCCGCTGGGCGACGGGTCGGCCGCGTTCGCCCAGGTGTGCGAGTCGCGCGGGGTCATCGTGCGACCGTTCCAGGGCGACGGCGTACGGGTGACGATCGGCACGCCCGACGAGAACGACGCCTTCCTGGCCGCGGCCGAAGTGGCCCTGAAGAGCTAA
- a CDS encoding fumarate hydratase: MSRGAAFSYSPLLPLGDDQTEYRLVTDEGVDVVHGPGGRRFLTVEPSVMTQLTAEAMHDIAHYLRPAHLAQLRAIIDDPKASPNDRFVALDLLRNANIAAGGVLPMCQDTGTAIVMGKRGRHVLTDGTDEEAIAQGVYQAYTRLNLRYSQLAPLTMWDERNTGSNLPAQIELYAEDPGGAPDAYKFLFMAKGGGSANKSYLYQETKALLNPARMMEFLDEKLRLIGTSACPPYHLAVVIGGTSAEYALKTAKLASAKYLDNLPRHGTMSAHGFRDVELEAAVLELTRDFGIGAQFGGRYFCHDVRVVRLPRHGASCPVAIAVSCSADRQALAKITPSGVWLERLETDPARFLPEVDLGGEPVVNVDLNRPMAEIRAELSKYPVKTRLSLTGPLVVARDIAHAKIAERLDAGEPMPQYLRDHAVYYAGPAKTPEGYASGSFGPTTAGRMDSYVERFQAAGGSLVMLAKGNRSSQVTQACNAYGGFYLGSIGGPAARLAQDCIRHVEVLEYPELGMEAVWKIEVEDFPAFIVVDDKGNDFFADVTRPNPLLRIGARP, from the coding sequence ATGAGCAGAGGCGCCGCATTCTCGTACTCGCCGCTGTTGCCGCTGGGCGACGACCAGACCGAGTACCGACTGGTCACGGACGAGGGCGTGGACGTGGTGCACGGCCCGGGCGGCCGGCGGTTCCTCACCGTCGAGCCGAGCGTGATGACCCAGCTCACCGCCGAGGCGATGCACGACATCGCGCACTACCTGCGCCCGGCCCACCTGGCCCAGCTGCGCGCGATCATCGACGACCCCAAGGCGTCGCCCAACGACCGGTTCGTCGCGCTCGACCTGCTGCGCAACGCGAACATCGCGGCCGGCGGGGTGCTGCCGATGTGCCAGGACACCGGCACCGCGATCGTGATGGGCAAGCGCGGGCGGCACGTGCTCACCGACGGCACCGACGAAGAAGCCATCGCCCAGGGCGTCTACCAGGCGTACACCCGGCTCAACCTGCGCTACTCGCAGCTCGCGCCGCTGACGATGTGGGACGAGCGCAACACCGGGTCCAACCTGCCGGCCCAGATCGAGCTCTACGCGGAGGACCCGGGTGGCGCCCCCGACGCGTACAAGTTCCTGTTCATGGCCAAGGGTGGTGGCTCGGCCAACAAGTCGTACCTCTATCAGGAGACCAAGGCGCTGCTCAACCCGGCGCGGATGATGGAGTTCCTGGACGAGAAGCTGCGGCTGATCGGCACGTCCGCCTGCCCGCCCTACCACCTGGCCGTGGTCATCGGCGGCACCAGCGCGGAATACGCCCTGAAGACGGCCAAGCTGGCCAGCGCCAAATACCTCGACAATCTGCCCCGGCACGGCACGATGTCGGCCCACGGCTTCCGCGACGTCGAGCTGGAGGCGGCAGTCCTCGAGCTGACCCGCGACTTCGGCATCGGCGCCCAGTTCGGCGGCCGTTACTTCTGCCACGACGTCCGGGTCGTCCGGCTGCCCCGGCACGGCGCGTCCTGCCCGGTCGCCATCGCCGTCTCGTGTTCGGCCGACCGCCAGGCGCTGGCCAAGATCACCCCGTCCGGTGTGTGGCTGGAGCGGCTCGAGACCGACCCGGCCCGCTTCCTGCCCGAGGTCGACCTCGGCGGCGAGCCGGTCGTCAACGTCGACCTCAACCGCCCGATGGCCGAGATCCGCGCCGAACTGTCGAAATACCCGGTCAAGACCCGCCTGTCGCTGACCGGCCCGCTGGTCGTGGCGCGCGACATCGCCCACGCCAAGATCGCGGAGCGGCTGGACGCGGGCGAGCCGATGCCGCAGTACCTGCGCGACCACGCGGTCTACTACGCCGGCCCGGCCAAGACCCCCGAGGGTTACGCGTCGGGCTCGTTCGGCCCCACGACGGCGGGCCGGATGGACTCGTACGTCGAACGCTTCCAGGCCGCCGGGGGCTCGCTGGTCATGCTGGCCAAGGGCAACCGGTCGAGCCAGGTCACTCAGGCCTGCAACGCGTACGGCGGCTTCTACCTCGGCTCGATCGGCGGCCCGGCGGCCCGGCTCGCGCAGGACTGCATCCGCCACGTCGAGGTGCTCGAATACCCCGAACTGGGCATGGAAGCGGTCTGGAAGATCGAGGTGGAGGACTTCCCCGCCTTCATCGTGGTCGACGACAAGGGCAACGACTTCTTCGCCGATGTGACCCGCCCCAACCCGCTGCTGCGGATCGGGGCTCGTCCCTGA
- a CDS encoding homogentisate 1,2-dioxygenase, with translation MPYYRSVGEVPHKRHTQFRRPDGGLYSEELMGQEGFSSDSSLLYHRHPPTAIASAEIFEKPAVKRSANLPLKPRHLRTHKLDAGPADAVLGRQPLMANDDVRIGYAIADRPSPLYRDAVGDELLYVEDGRVAVETTFGTLEAGSGDYVIVPTSVVHRIVPLDGPARLLTIEANGHIGPPKRYLSVRGQFLEHAPYCERDLRGPSEPLLVDETDVEVLVKHRAGWTRHVYARHPFDVVGWDGCLYPWAFSIHDFEPITGRVHQPPPVHQTFEGPNFVVCSFVPRKVDYHPLAIPVPYNHHNVDSDEMMFYTGGNYEARRGSGIEQGSISLHPSGFTHGPQPGAVERALGVEAFDELAVMVDTFRPLDLCDPALAVEDTAYAWTWNR, from the coding sequence ATGCCCTACTACCGCAGCGTCGGCGAGGTGCCCCACAAGCGGCACACACAGTTCCGGCGACCCGACGGCGGCCTCTACTCCGAGGAACTGATGGGACAGGAAGGTTTCTCGTCCGACTCCTCCCTGCTCTACCACCGCCACCCGCCCACGGCGATCGCCTCAGCCGAGATTTTCGAGAAGCCCGCGGTCAAACGCTCGGCCAACCTGCCGCTGAAGCCGCGGCACCTGCGCACCCACAAACTCGACGCGGGCCCGGCGGACGCGGTGCTCGGCCGCCAGCCGCTGATGGCCAACGACGACGTACGCATCGGCTACGCGATCGCCGACCGGCCCTCCCCGCTCTACCGCGACGCCGTCGGCGACGAACTCCTCTACGTCGAGGACGGCCGGGTCGCCGTCGAGACCACGTTCGGCACGCTCGAAGCCGGCTCGGGCGACTACGTGATCGTCCCGACCTCCGTGGTGCACCGGATCGTCCCGCTGGACGGCCCGGCCCGCCTGCTCACCATCGAAGCCAACGGCCACATCGGACCGCCCAAGCGTTACCTGTCGGTGCGCGGCCAGTTCCTCGAACACGCCCCCTACTGCGAACGGGACCTGCGCGGCCCCTCGGAACCGTTGCTGGTCGACGAGACCGACGTCGAGGTGCTGGTCAAACACCGGGCCGGGTGGACGCGGCACGTCTACGCCCGGCACCCCTTCGACGTGGTCGGCTGGGACGGCTGCCTCTACCCGTGGGCGTTCTCCATCCACGACTTCGAGCCGATCACCGGTCGCGTGCACCAGCCGCCGCCCGTGCATCAGACGTTCGAGGGCCCCAACTTCGTGGTCTGCTCCTTCGTGCCCCGCAAGGTCGACTACCACCCGCTGGCCATCCCGGTGCCGTACAACCACCACAACGTCGACTCCGACGAGATGATGTTCTACACCGGCGGCAACTACGAGGCCCGCCGCGGCTCAGGCATCGAACAGGGTTCGATCTCGCTGCACCCGTCCGGCTTCACCCACGGCCCGCAGCCCGGCGCGGTCGAAAGGGCCCTCGGGGTGGAGGCCTTCGACGAACTGGCAGTCATGGTCGACACGTTCCGCCCACTGGACCTGTGCGACCCCGCGCTGGCCGTGGAGGACACCGCGTACGCCTGGACGTGGAACCGCTAG
- a CDS encoding fumarylacetoacetate hydrolase family protein, with amino-acid sequence MSDGFGPDNLPYGVFTLARGERRLGVRLGNGVVDLSGLGGLLATGSLNPLMAAGRQEWTAAREAVAAHVASGPPVIPLRDVTLHLPFEVADYTDFYSSEHHALNVSAILRPDSPGLSPQWKHLPIGYHGRSATVVVSGTPIVRPTGQLGAGEFGPTRRLDIEAEVGFVVGTPGRRISTGEFAEHVFGVTLVNDWSARDLQAWEYRPLGPFLAKSFATSVSPWVVPLDALATVPAGRQDPEPLGYLRPAGPAYDLRLTVEWNDTLVSTPPFASMYWTPAQQLAHLTSNGASVRTGDLYASGTVSGPGRDQVGSFLELTRNGTEPVKLADGSLRDFLENGDLVRIGGTARSAAGTQISLGSVSGTIVA; translated from the coding sequence GTGAGCGACGGGTTCGGGCCGGACAATCTGCCGTACGGGGTTTTCACCCTGGCCCGCGGCGAGCGGCGTCTCGGCGTACGGCTGGGAAACGGGGTTGTGGACCTGTCGGGGCTGGGCGGGCTCCTGGCCACGGGGTCGCTCAACCCGCTGATGGCGGCGGGGCGTCAGGAGTGGACGGCCGCGCGCGAGGCGGTGGCGGCGCACGTGGCGTCGGGCCCGCCGGTGATCCCGTTGCGCGACGTGACCCTGCACCTGCCGTTCGAGGTGGCCGATTACACCGATTTCTACTCGTCGGAGCATCACGCGCTCAACGTCTCGGCAATTCTGCGGCCCGATTCGCCCGGTCTGTCGCCGCAGTGGAAGCATCTGCCGATCGGCTATCACGGCCGGTCCGCGACGGTGGTCGTCTCGGGCACCCCGATCGTGCGGCCCACCGGCCAGCTCGGTGCGGGCGAGTTCGGGCCGACCCGGCGGCTCGACATCGAGGCCGAGGTCGGGTTCGTGGTGGGCACCCCGGGCCGGCGGATCAGCACCGGTGAGTTCGCCGAGCACGTCTTCGGGGTCACGCTGGTCAACGACTGGTCGGCGCGGGATTTGCAGGCCTGGGAGTATCGCCCGCTGGGTCCGTTCCTGGCCAAGTCGTTCGCCACGTCGGTGTCACCGTGGGTGGTGCCGCTGGACGCGCTGGCCACCGTCCCGGCCGGCCGGCAAGATCCGGAGCCGCTGGGCTATCTGCGCCCGGCCGGGCCCGCGTACGACCTGCGGCTGACCGTCGAGTGGAACGACACCCTGGTCAGCACGCCGCCGTTCGCCTCCATGTATTGGACCCCGGCCCAGCAGCTGGCCCATCTGACCAGCAACGGCGCTTCCGTACGGACGGGTGACCTGTACGCCTCGGGCACGGTCTCGGGACCCGGACGGGACCAGGTCGGCTCCTTTCTCGAACTCACCCGCAACGGCACGGAACCGGTCAAACTGGCCGACGGTTCCCTGCGCGACTTCCTCGAGAACGGTGACCTGGTGCGCATCGGCGGCACGGCCCGGTCGGCGGCCGGCACGCAGATCTCACTGGGCTCGGTTTCCGGCAC
- the hppD gene encoding 4-hydroxyphenylpyruvate dioxygenase, whose translation MTQTMENLSRTDDVFPVKGVDHLKFLVGNAKQAAHFYSTAFGMTCVAYRGPEQGYRDHAEYVLVSGGARFVLVGAVHAGAPGADHVTKHGDGIQDIAIEVPDVDKAYAHAISAGARGVTEPHDLKDEHGTVRIATIATYGDTLHSLVDRSGYDGPFLPGFVTREPIVDRQPAIAAGLQPKRFFQAVDHVVGNVELGRMDEWVEFYRRVMGFTNMAEFIGDDIATDYSALMSKVVADGTRKVKFPLNEPAVSQRKSQIDEYLEFYGGPGAQHVAVATNDILASVDAMRAAGVQFLDTPDSYYSDPELRARIGNVRVPIEELQRRKILVDRDEDGYLLQIFTAPVQDRPTVFFELIERHGSLGFGKGNFKALFEAIEREQELRGNL comes from the coding sequence ATGACGCAGACGATGGAAAACCTGTCCCGGACCGACGACGTCTTTCCCGTCAAGGGCGTCGACCACCTCAAGTTCCTCGTGGGCAACGCGAAGCAAGCGGCCCACTTCTACTCCACGGCCTTCGGCATGACCTGCGTGGCCTACCGCGGGCCCGAGCAGGGCTATCGCGACCACGCCGAATACGTGCTGGTCAGCGGGGGCGCCCGATTCGTGCTGGTCGGGGCGGTGCACGCCGGGGCGCCGGGGGCCGACCATGTCACCAAGCACGGCGACGGCATCCAGGACATCGCGATCGAGGTTCCCGACGTCGACAAGGCGTACGCGCACGCGATCTCGGCCGGCGCCCGCGGCGTGACCGAGCCGCACGACCTCAAGGACGAGCACGGCACCGTCCGCATCGCCACCATCGCGACGTACGGGGACACCTTGCACTCGCTCGTCGACCGCTCCGGCTACGACGGCCCGTTCCTGCCCGGCTTCGTGACCCGCGAGCCGATCGTCGACCGGCAGCCCGCCATCGCCGCCGGCCTGCAGCCCAAGCGTTTCTTCCAGGCCGTCGACCACGTGGTCGGCAACGTCGAGCTGGGCCGCATGGACGAGTGGGTCGAGTTCTACCGCCGCGTCATGGGCTTCACCAACATGGCCGAGTTCATCGGCGACGACATCGCGACCGACTACTCGGCGCTGATGTCCAAGGTCGTCGCGGACGGCACCCGCAAGGTCAAGTTCCCTTTGAACGAGCCGGCCGTCTCGCAGCGCAAGTCGCAGATCGACGAGTACCTCGAGTTCTACGGCGGGCCCGGCGCCCAGCACGTCGCCGTAGCCACCAACGACATCCTGGCCAGCGTCGACGCCATGCGCGCGGCCGGTGTGCAGTTCCTCGACACCCCGGACTCGTACTACTCCGACCCGGAACTGCGGGCCCGGATCGGCAACGTCCGCGTGCCGATCGAGGAGCTGCAGCGCCGCAAGATCCTGGTCGACCGGGACGAGGACGGCTACCTGCTGCAGATCTTCACCGCGCCCGTGCAGGACCGGCCGACCGTGTTCTTCGAGCTGATCGAGCGGCACGGCTCCCTCGGCTTCGGCAAGGGCAACTTCAAGGCCCTGTTCGAGGCGATCGAGCGGGAGCAGGAGCTGCGCGGCAATCTGTGA
- a CDS encoding ROK family protein: MTTRSTELLRVAHTHPGVTRADAARLLGIGTGATTELVARLAQATLLAEAPAAPSGTRGRPTTVLMPHPAGPLVLAAEITHEAWRIDVVELGGRTLASRTAPHAGTTWPDVTAAVTSAVSRFQQTYGGRLRAMGVSVPGTVAPGLRLDASNLGWHDVDLTTLWPTASLIVAGNDASLAATAESARGAATGASVALHVRIEGGLGGAIVNQGHLLIGATGAGGEFGHMPFGDPGVICPCGARGCWGTAVDGTALARFLGQPPPRDPVTYARKIIATDGPDERAAVGVIAAALGRGLAGLVNGMDADLVTLGSIAADLLAAAPAELHSAYQSGLMAIRRKSPPPLVAAALGADGPIAGAAENAWSALLPKLI; this comes from the coding sequence GTGACGACGCGCTCAACCGAGCTGCTCCGGGTCGCCCACACCCACCCCGGCGTCACCCGGGCCGACGCCGCCCGCCTGCTCGGCATCGGCACCGGCGCCACCACCGAACTCGTCGCCCGCCTGGCCCAGGCCACCCTGCTGGCCGAAGCCCCCGCCGCCCCCAGCGGCACCCGCGGCCGCCCCACCACCGTGCTGATGCCGCACCCCGCAGGCCCGCTGGTGCTGGCCGCCGAAATCACCCACGAGGCCTGGCGCATCGACGTGGTCGAACTGGGCGGGCGCACCCTGGCCTCCCGCACAGCCCCCCACGCAGGCACCACATGGCCCGACGTCACCGCGGCAGTGACGTCCGCGGTCAGCCGGTTCCAGCAGACGTACGGGGGCCGGCTGCGCGCCATGGGCGTCTCGGTCCCCGGCACCGTCGCCCCCGGCCTCCGCCTCGACGCCAGCAACTTGGGCTGGCACGACGTAGACCTGACCACCCTCTGGCCCACCGCCTCGCTCATAGTGGCCGGCAACGACGCCAGCCTGGCCGCCACCGCCGAATCGGCCCGAGGCGCAGCCACCGGCGCCTCGGTAGCCCTCCACGTCCGCATCGAAGGCGGCCTCGGCGGCGCGATCGTCAACCAGGGTCACCTCCTGATCGGCGCCACCGGCGCCGGCGGCGAGTTCGGCCACATGCCCTTCGGCGACCCCGGAGTCATCTGCCCGTGCGGCGCCCGCGGCTGCTGGGGCACAGCCGTCGACGGCACGGCCCTGGCCCGCTTCCTGGGCCAGCCCCCACCGCGCGACCCGGTCACGTACGCCCGCAAAATCATCGCCACCGACGGCCCCGACGAACGCGCCGCCGTCGGGGTGATCGCCGCCGCCCTCGGCCGCGGCCTGGCCGGCCTGGTCAACGGCATGGATGCCGACCTGGTCACCCTGGGCAGCATCGCCGCCGACCTGCTGGCGGCGGCCCCGGCCGAACTCCACTCGGCCTACCAGTCGGGCCTCATGGCCATCCGCCGCAAATCCCCACCCCCACTGGTCGCCGCCGCCCTGGGCGCGGACGGCCCGATCGCCGGCGCCGCCGAAAACGCCTGGTCAGCACTTCTCCCCAAGCTCATCTGA
- a CDS encoding RDD family protein, producing the protein MSSLPAGWYKDPADPDTQRYWDGDGWVGKAIPADAVPPDGPPPVEEEPPPAPTPPVSAPPTPVTPAPPTQPAQPGPPAGWGPQPPPPPGWQPPPGWQPPPGWEQMPPGMRAGMYPPVQARPHGYALAGLGPRLVARLLDILAVLLLNVVVNGYFFYQFIQEFVPLYRDSLDEMANGGSAFDVQGSGRMDGLLWAMLIVATLLWLVYEAPSIGSTGQTLGKRIMRIKVMAVENTEPLGFGRAFGRWARLGLWTPAWGCAGIGFVLQLIDCISPVFDQQLRQAFHDKTARTVVIALPPDDRQPVDATTGSGGNGSHTEGR; encoded by the coding sequence ATGAGCTCGCTGCCTGCCGGTTGGTACAAGGACCCGGCCGACCCCGACACCCAGCGTTACTGGGACGGTGACGGGTGGGTGGGAAAGGCCATCCCGGCCGACGCGGTGCCGCCGGACGGCCCGCCCCCGGTCGAGGAGGAGCCACCTCCGGCCCCCACCCCGCCCGTGTCGGCCCCGCCCACGCCGGTCACGCCCGCACCGCCGACGCAGCCCGCGCAGCCGGGCCCGCCGGCGGGCTGGGGCCCGCAGCCGCCGCCTCCGCCCGGCTGGCAGCCGCCTCCGGGATGGCAGCCCCCGCCGGGCTGGGAGCAGATGCCACCGGGCATGCGCGCCGGGATGTATCCGCCGGTCCAGGCCCGCCCGCACGGCTACGCGCTGGCCGGGCTGGGCCCGCGTCTGGTCGCCCGGCTGCTCGACATCCTGGCCGTGCTGCTGCTCAACGTCGTGGTCAACGGCTACTTCTTCTACCAGTTCATCCAGGAGTTCGTGCCGCTGTATCGGGACAGCCTGGACGAGATGGCCAACGGCGGCAGCGCCTTCGACGTGCAGGGCTCCGGCCGGATGGACGGCCTGCTCTGGGCCATGCTGATCGTGGCCACCCTGCTGTGGCTGGTCTACGAGGCCCCGTCTATCGGCAGCACCGGCCAGACGCTGGGCAAACGCATCATGCGTATCAAGGTCATGGCGGTCGAGAACACCGAGCCGCTGGGCTTCGGCCGCGCCTTCGGTCGCTGGGCCCGCCTCGGCCTGTGGACGCCGGCCTGGGGCTGCGCCGGTATCGGCTTCGTGCTGCAACTCATCGACTGCATCTCGCCGGTCTTCGACCAGCAACTACGCCAGGCTTTCCACGACAAGACGGCCCGTACGGTCGTGATCGCGCTGCCGCCGGACGACCGCCAACCGGTCGACGCCACCACCGGCAGTGGCGGCAACGGCTCCCACACAGAAGGACGCTGA
- a CDS encoding RDD family protein, with product MTAPWPPYPPPPPLSPAGVPLAEFTQRLLAYMIDMALLSAVGFVLFAPAFLVMFSRMQFPDPYDSQPDFDEVLTDWFVPLLLLEVGFFALMMVLYFVYAVEYMHRSGQTLGKKAMKIRIVPLDPALRLTRGMAAKRYLVEYVGGMFVPFFSWVDGLWQLQDKPYQQTLHDKFARTVVVKVSP from the coding sequence GTGACCGCGCCCTGGCCCCCTTATCCGCCACCCCCGCCGCTGAGCCCGGCGGGGGTGCCGCTCGCCGAGTTCACCCAACGGCTGCTGGCCTACATGATCGACATGGCACTGCTCTCGGCGGTGGGTTTCGTCCTTTTCGCCCCGGCTTTCCTCGTCATGTTCAGCCGGATGCAGTTCCCGGACCCGTACGACTCCCAGCCCGACTTCGACGAGGTGCTCACCGACTGGTTCGTGCCGCTCCTGCTGCTCGAAGTCGGCTTCTTCGCGCTGATGATGGTGCTCTACTTCGTCTACGCGGTCGAATACATGCACCGCTCCGGGCAGACGCTGGGCAAGAAGGCGATGAAGATCCGGATCGTCCCGCTGGATCCCGCGCTGCGCCTGACGCGCGGTATGGCGGCCAAGCGCTACCTGGTCGAATACGTCGGCGGCATGTTCGTGCCCTTCTTCAGCTGGGTCGACGGATTGTGGCAACTCCAGGACAAGCCGTACCAGCAGACCCTGCACGACAAATTCGCCCGCACCGTGGTCGTTAAGGTTTCTCCATGA
- a CDS encoding MFS transporter, with protein MNRPALAALGASAFFYVTAETIPVGLLPEIARGLDVPESDVGLLLTSYAVVAGVSTIPLTALTMRVARHKLIAITMAIFVVSQAAATFAPTFEILAGARLVCALAHGVFWSVIGPVTARLAPPGQAGRATALVFVGNSLAIVLGVPLGTALGQWLGWRAAIGAVTLGGAICVLLLLRVLPKLPPRPHDLGTRPAAQLRAAVAIVRNPQVALLCLITAVLVIGHFAAYTYIAPLVRRDAGLEGAGLSLLLLGYGAVGLVTNFAVGRHVDRRPGTVLVALLSVLAVAAGLLAPVLGLVPTVIVTLLWGGAFTAIPVILAAGPLRIAPRARDAASALYVVAFQIGIGGGALLGERMVRAGHLGVLPLVTAGLAVTAVVLVLTAGRRVFPARLSEEDHDRTEAQLVS; from the coding sequence ATGAACCGCCCGGCCCTGGCCGCCCTCGGTGCCTCCGCGTTCTTCTACGTGACCGCGGAGACTATTCCCGTCGGCCTGCTGCCCGAGATCGCCCGTGGTCTCGACGTGCCCGAGTCCGACGTCGGGCTGCTGCTGACCAGCTATGCCGTCGTGGCCGGGGTCAGCACGATCCCGCTGACCGCGCTGACCATGCGGGTGGCCCGGCACAAGCTGATCGCGATCACCATGGCGATCTTCGTGGTGTCCCAGGCCGCGGCCACCTTTGCGCCGACCTTCGAGATCCTGGCCGGGGCCCGGCTGGTCTGCGCGCTGGCCCACGGCGTCTTCTGGTCGGTGATCGGGCCGGTCACGGCGCGGCTGGCGCCGCCGGGGCAGGCCGGCCGGGCGACGGCGCTGGTCTTCGTGGGCAATTCGCTGGCCATCGTGCTGGGGGTCCCGCTGGGCACGGCGCTGGGTCAGTGGCTGGGCTGGCGGGCGGCGATCGGCGCGGTGACCCTGGGCGGGGCGATCTGCGTGCTCCTGCTGCTGCGGGTGCTGCCCAAGTTGCCGCCGCGCCCGCACGACCTGGGGACGCGCCCGGCGGCGCAGCTGCGGGCCGCCGTCGCGATCGTACGGAATCCGCAGGTGGCGCTGCTCTGCCTGATCACGGCGGTGCTCGTGATCGGCCACTTCGCGGCGTACACCTACATCGCCCCGCTGGTGCGCCGCGACGCCGGGCTCGAGGGCGCGGGTCTCAGCCTGCTGCTGCTTGGCTACGGCGCCGTCGGTCTGGTCACCAACTTCGCAGTGGGGCGGCACGTCGACCGGCGTCCCGGCACCGTGCTGGTGGCCCTGCTCAGTGTGCTGGCGGTGGCGGCCGGGCTGCTGGCGCCGGTGCTGGGCCTGGTGCCCACCGTGATCGTCACGCTGCTGTGGGGCGGCGCGTTCACCGCCATCCCGGTCATCCTGGCCGCCGGTCCGCTGCGGATCGCGCCGCGGGCCCGGGACGCGGCCTCGGCCCTCTACGTGGTGGCCTTCCAGATCGGGATCGGCGGCGGCGCCCTGCTCGGCGAGCGGATGGTGCGCGCCGGCCACTTGGGCGTGCTGCCGCTCGTGACCGCCGGGCTGGCCGTGACCGCCGTGGTGCTGGTGCTCACGGCCGGCCGCCGGGTCTTCCCCGCCCGCCTGAGCGAGGAAGACCACGACCGCACCGAGGCTCAACTCGTGAGTTAG